A window of Dehalococcoidia bacterium genomic DNA:
GGCCGTTTGCTTCCTGCTCTCCCACTGGGCGCGCGTAATCTCCATGCGGACGAATGTCCTGCCGCCCCGTGCCAGCTTGCCCACGGGTGCGAACCCCGACTTCTCGAAGGCCTTCTGGGCGCGGAGGTTCCAGTCCAGGGTGTGCAGGTACACGCGCCGCATGCGTGTGGTGGAGAAGATGTGGGTCAGGAGGGCGTTGACCGCCTCCGTCCCATAGCCCTTGTTCCAGTAGTTCCGGTCGCCCACCATGATTCCCATCTCGCACTCGCCCTGCACCTCGTTGAGGTCGTAGTACATGCAGTTGCCGATGTGCGCGCCGTCCAGTGTGTCTATCGCGAAGCGGCACCGTCGAGGCGTGGGAAAGTCCAGCTCCTCCGCGTAGAACATCAGGTACTCGGGGAACGCCATGCGAAGGGGCGTCGCCGCGTCCAGTTCGGCCAGCTCCTCGTCGGCGCGCCACGCGAAGTCGCGGGCGGCGTCCGTGATGGACTTCTCCCGCAGCACGACCTTCTCGCCGGATACAGTGGTCATACCGGAGCGCTCCCCCGCACCCGTTCCACGGCGGCGCGCACTACCGTCGTCTCGTTCGCGTACGTCATGACGCGCAAGGCCTCGTCCACGGGGAACCACTGGACGACGTCGAACTCCGGGTCGTGCTTGTCCAGCGCGCCGCCCACGGGGCGCATCAGGTGGAAGTGGACCGTCTTGAAGCACCGGGTGCCGTCGTGCTGGAACCAGTAGGTGATGTTGCCCAACGGCGCCTCTATCTCGACTTGCAGGCCGGTCTCCTCGCGCGCCTCGCGCAGCGCCGTCTGCTCGATGGTCTCGTCAAGCTCCGGCGTCCCTTTGGGCAGGGCCCACAGAGCACCCTCCCCCCGTCCGCACAGGGCCACCTCCATGCGGCCATCCACTATCCGGTAGATGACGCCGCCGGCGGAGACCAGCCGCTCAATATAGGACGCCGACTGGGGTGAGGTGCTGGGTGACGCCATTACTTCCACGACCTTTCGACCGTCCATTTTATGCTTCTCGCAAAAGATGGTCAAGGCAAGGTCGTTCCCCGGCGCTCCAGAACCTGCTAGCATAGGCGCAGAGGTGAGGCGTGGCGGGACCAATAACTGACGAACCCCTGCTGCCGGAAATCGAGTCCGTGGCCGCCCGCCTGGCCGGCGAGGCCGGGCGGATGCTGATGGACCGCTTCGGCCAGCCGACCGCCGTTGACTTCAAAGGGAAGGGCAAGCGGGACCCCGTCACTGAGCTGGATCGCATGGCGGAGGAGCACCTGCGCCAGGGCATAGCGGCGCGCTTCCCCGGCCACAGCGTGGTGGGCGAGGAGCAGTCCCC
This region includes:
- a CDS encoding GNAT family N-acetyltransferase, whose protein sequence is MTTVSGEKVVLREKSITDAARDFAWRADEELAELDAATPLRMAFPEYLMFYAEELDFPTPRRCRFAIDTLDGAHIGNCMYYDLNEVQGECEMGIMVGDRNYWNKGYGTEAVNALLTHIFSTTRMRRVYLHTLDWNLRAQKAFEKSGFAPVGKLARGGRTFVRMEITRAQWESRKQTAQARAGTSARAEARK
- a CDS encoding NUDIX hydrolase produces the protein MDGRKVVEVMASPSTSPQSASYIERLVSAGGVIYRIVDGRMEVALCGRGEGALWALPKGTPELDETIEQTALREAREETGLQVEIEAPLGNITYWFQHDGTRCFKTVHFHLMRPVGGALDKHDPEFDVVQWFPVDEALRVMTYANETTVVRAAVERVRGSAPV